In the Mastomys coucha isolate ucsf_1 unplaced genomic scaffold, UCSF_Mcou_1 pScaffold18, whole genome shotgun sequence genome, one interval contains:
- the LOC116096218 gene encoding interferon alpha-11 encodes MARLCAFLMFLIVMSRWSTCSLACDLPHTHNLRNKRALTILAQMRRLSPLSCLKDRKDFGFPLEKVDAQQIQKVQAIPVLQDLSQQILNLFTSKDSSAAWNATLLDSFCNDLHQQLSDLKACLMQEEGVQETTLTQEDSLLAVRKYFHRITVYLREKKHSPCAWEVVRAEVWRALSSSANLLKRLTEKKE; translated from the coding sequence ATGGCTAGGCTCTGTGCTTTCCTCATGTTCCTGATAGTGATGAGCCGCTGGTCAACCTGTTCTCTAGCATGTGACCTGCCTCACACTCATAACCTCAGGAACAAGAGAGCCTTGACAATCCTGGCACAAATGAGGagactctcccctctctcttgtctgAAGGACAGAAAGGACTTTGGATTCCCCTTGGAGAAGGTGGATGCCCAGCAGATCCAGAAGGTTCAAGCCATCCCTGTCCTGCAAGATCTTTCCCAGCAGATCTTGAACCTCTTCACATCAAAGGACTCATCTGCTGCTTGGAATGCAACCCTCCTAGACTCATTCTGCAATGACCTCCACCAGCAACTCAgtgacctcaaagcctgtctgaTGCAGGAGGAGGGGGTGCAGGAAACTACCCTGACCCAGGAAGACTCCCTCCTGGCTGTGAGGAAATACTTCCACAGGATCACTGTGTacctgagagagaagaaacacagcCCCTGTGCCTGGGAGGTGGTCAGAGCAGAAGTCTGGAGAGCCCTGTCTTCCTCTGCCAACTTGCTTAAAAGACTGACTGAGAAAAAGGAGTGA